A region of Lycium barbarum isolate Lr01 chromosome 3, ASM1917538v2, whole genome shotgun sequence DNA encodes the following proteins:
- the LOC132633805 gene encoding uncharacterized protein LOC132633805 — protein sequence MLKMFDHYRNSRTKFHLFSFQCFALIISIILFSDSLIAIFSSKSIIFQIKINSMQPLKPPLANQPLFSKNEETNNEAHLKEEEEEEDHVHLVPPYNLTQEERISWFKKKLPNFEILQSTKISRKFNTRVSEFFTRNCSVQIFMTWISPAKSFGKREFFTLESLFKAHPKGCLIILSNTLDSPSGTMIFRPLVELGNRILVVTPDLSFLFENTPAESWFIDLKNGEKDPGKVSLAQNLSNLIRLAILYKYGGIYLDTDFIILKDFSRLRNSIGAQSTDASGNWTRLNNALLIFDQSHPLVYKFMEEFALSFDGNRWGQNGPYLVSRVVEKVISMKIKDYNFSILPPRAFYPVDWIRIGGFFMKFNAKNDSRWVEAKVLQLNEKTYGVHLWNSQSSSMKIEQGSIINRLVSTHCLICKDT from the coding sequence ATGCTAAAAATGTTTGATCACTATAGAAATAGCAGAACAAAGTTTCATCTTTTCTCTTTTCAATGTTTTGCTTTGATCATTTCGATTATCCTCTTCTCTGATTCTCTCATAGCTATTTTTTCATCCAAATCAATTATTTTTCAAATCAAAATCAATTCCATGCAGCCATTGAAACCACCTTTAGCTAACCAACCGTTGTTTTCGAAGAATGAAGAGACTAATAATGAAGCTCatttgaaggaagaagaagaagaagaagatcatGTACATTTGGTTCCTCCTTATAATCTCACACAAGAAGAAAGAATTTCTTGGTTCAAGAAAAAGTTGCCAAATTTTGAGATATTACAGTCAACAAAAATCTCAAGAAAGTTCAATACTAGAGTGAGTGAATTCTTTACAAGAAATTGTAGTGTCCAAATCTTCATGACATGGATTTCCCCTGCAAAATCTTTTGGTAAAAGAGAATTTTTCACCTTAGAGAGTCTATTCAAAGCACATCCTAAAGGATGTTTGATAATTTTGTCAAATACTTTGGACTCACCAAGTGGAACTATGATTTTTAGGCCTTTAGTTGAGTTGGGTAATAGAATTCTTGTTGTTACTCCTGATTTGTCTTTTTTATTTGAAAATACTCCAGCTGAATCTTGGTTTATTGACCTCAAGAATGGAGAAAAGGACCCTGGTAAAGTTTCTTTGGCACAGAATTTGTCTAATTTGATTAGACTAGCAATATTGTACAAGTATGGCGGTATTTATCTAGACACGGATTTCATAATCTTGAAGGATTTTTCAAGATTGAGGAATTCAATTGGTGCACAAAGCACGGATGCAAGTGGAAATTGGACAAGATTGAATAATGCATTATTGATTTTTGATCAAAGTCATCCACTTGTTTACAAATTTATGGAGGAATTTGCTTTGAGTTTTGATGGAAATAGGTGGGGCCAAAATGGACCATACTTGGTTTCAAGAGTTGTAGAGAAGGTGATATCCATGAAGATAAAAGACTACAACTTTAGTATTTTGCCACCAAGGGCTTTTTATCCAGTGGATTGGATTAGAATTGGAGGATTTTTTATGAAGTTTAATGCTAAAAATGATTCAAGATGGGTAGAGGCTAAAGTGCTTCAACTCAATGAGAAGACTTATGGAGTTCACTTGTGGAACAGCCAAAGTAGCAGTATGAAAATTGAACAAGGAAGCATTATAAATAGATTGGTTTCTACTCATTGTTTGATATGTAAAGACACTTAA